The following proteins come from a genomic window of Pseudochaenichthys georgianus chromosome 17, fPseGeo1.2, whole genome shotgun sequence:
- the LOC117461944 gene encoding histone H4 gives MSGRGKGGKGLGKGGAKRHRKVLRDNIQGITKPAIRRLARRGGVKRISGLIYEETRGVLKVFLENVIRDAVTYTEHAKRKTVTAMDVVYALKRQGRTLYGFGG, from the coding sequence ATGAGTGGAAGAGGAAAAGGAGGAAAGGGACTCGGCAAAGGAGGCGCCAAGCGTCACCGCAAAGTTCTCCGTGATAACATCCAGGGCATCACCAAGCCCGCTATCCGCCGTCTGGCTCGCCGTGGCGGAGTGAAGCGTATCTCCGGTCTGATCTACGAGGAGACCCGTGGAGTGCTGAAGGTGTTCCTTGAGAATGTGATCCGTGATGCTGTCACCTACACCGAGCACGCCAAGAGAAAGACCGTGACCGCCATGGATGTGGTGTATGCCCTGAAGAGGCAGGGCCGCACTCTGTACGGCTTCGGAGGTTAA
- the LOC117461905 gene encoding histone H3 — protein MARTKQTARKSTGGKAPRKQLATKAARKSAPATGGVKKPHRYRPGTVALREIRRYQKSTELLIRKLPFQRLVREIAQDFKTDLRFQSSAVMALQESSEAYLVGLFEDTNLCAIHAKRVTIMPKDIQLARRIRGERA, from the coding sequence ATGGCCAGAACCAAGCAGACAGCGCGTAAGTCCACCGGAGGAAAGGCTCCCAGGAAGCAGCTGGCTACCAAGGCTGCTCGTAAGAGCGCCCCGGCCACCGGCGGAGTGAAGAAACCTCATCGTTACAGGCCCGGTACCGTGGCTCTGAGGGAGATCCGCCGCTACCAGAAGTCCACCGAGCTGCTGATCCGCAAGCTGCCCTTCCAGCGCCTGGTGAGGGAGATCGCTCAGGACTTCAAGACCGACCTGCGCTTCCAGAGCTCCGCCGTCATGGCTCTGCAGGAGTCCAGCGAGGCCTACCTGGTCGGCCTGTTCGAGGACACAAACCTGTGCGCCATCCACGCCAAGAGGGTTACCATCATGCcaaaggacatccagctggcccgccgtaTCCGCGGGGAGAGggcttag
- the LOC117461933 gene encoding histone H2B 1.2-like has protein sequence MPAEAPPVKAAKKGSKKAVAKSVSKTGKKRRKSRKESYAIYVYKVMKQVHPDTGISSKAMGIMNCFVSDIFERIAGEASRLAHYNKRSTITSREIQTAVRLLLPGELAKHAVSEGTKAVTKYTSSK, from the coding sequence aTGCCTGCTGAAGCACCCCCCGTCAAGGCGGCCAAGAAGGGCTCAAAGAAAGCCGTCGCAAAGAGCGTCAGCAAGACTGGAAAGAAGAGGAGAAAGTCCAGAAAGGAGAGCTACGCCATCTACGTCTACAAGGTGATGAAGCAGGTCCACCCCGACACCGGCATCTCCTCCAAGGCCATGGGCATCATGAACTGCTTCGTGAGCGACATCTTTGAGCGCATCGCCGGTGAGGCCTCTCGTCTGGCTCACTACAACAAGCGCTCCACCATCACCTCCAGGGAGATCCAGACCGCTGTTCGCCTGCTGCTGCCCGGAGAGCTGGCTAAACACGCCGTGTCTGAGGGCACCAAGGCCGTGACCAAGTACACCAGCTCCAAGTAA
- the LOC117461935 gene encoding histone H2B 1.2-like yields the protein MPADAPPVKAAKKGSKKAVAKTATKTGKKRRKSRKESYAIYVYKVMKQVHPDTGISSKAMGIMNCFVSDIFERIAGEASRLAHYNKRSTITSREIQTAVRLLLPGELAKHAVSEGTKAVTKYTSSK from the coding sequence ATGCCTGCTGATGCACCCCCTGTCAAGGCGGCCAAGAAGGGCTCCAAGAAAGCCGTCGCGAAGACCGCCACCAAGACTGGAAAGAAGAGGAGAAAGTCCAGGAAGGAGAGCTACGCCATCTACGTGTACAAGGTGATGAAGCAGGTCCACCCCGACACCGGCATCTCCTCCAAGGCCATGGGCATCATGAACTGCTTCGTGAGCGACATCTTTGAGCGCATCGCCGGTGAGGCCTCTCGTCTGGCTCACTACAACAAGCGCTCCACCATCACCTCCAGGGAGATCCAGACCGCTGTCCGCCTGCTGCTGCCCGGAGAGCTGGCTAAACACGCCGTGTCTGAGGGCACCAAGGCCGTGACCAAGTACACCAGCTCCAAGTAA
- the LOC117461954 gene encoding histone H4, with protein MSGRGKGGKGLGKGGAKRHRKVLRDNIQGITKPAIRRLARRGGVKRISGLIYEETRGVLKVFLENVIRDAVTYTEHAKRKTVTAMDVVYALKRQGRTLYGFGG; from the coding sequence ATGAGTGGAAGAGGAAAAGGAGGAAAGGGACTCGGCAAAGGAGGAGCCAAGCGTCACCGCAAAGTTCTCCGTGATAACATCCAGGGCATCACCAAGCCCGCTATCCGCCGTCTGGCTCGCCGTGGCGGAGTGAAGCGTATCTCCGGTCTGATCTACGAGGAGACCCGTGGGGTGCTGAAGGTGTTCCTTGAGAATGTGATCCGTGATGCCGTCACCTACACCGAGCACGCCAAGAGAAAGACCGTGACCGCCATGGATGTGGTGTATGCCCTGAAGAGGCAGGGCCGCACTCTGTACGGCTTCGGAGGTTAA
- the LOC117461899 gene encoding histone H1-like, whose translation MATEEAPTEVAAAPAKAPAKAPSKSPKKKTAKQTKKVGPGAAELILKAVTASKDRQRNRSHRLLHKAADKPKKVAKKPAAKAKKPAAAKKPAAKKPAAKKPVAKKAVTPKKVKKPATSAKKTPVKKIAKSLKKKVAAKKAATPKKAVKKAPAKRAAKK comes from the exons ATGGCAACAGAAGAAGCTCCCACTGAAGTCGCCGCCGCCCCGGCAAAGGCACCAGCAAAGGCACCATCCAAGTCCCCGAAGAAGAAGACAGCCAAGCAGACTAAGAAGGTTGGTCCCGGAGCCGCTGAGCTCATCTTGAAGGCGGTCACCGCCTCCAAGGACC GTCAAAGGAATCGGAGCCACCGGCTCCTTCACAAGGCAGCCGATAAACCCAAGAAGGTAGCTAAGAAGCCCGCAGCCAAAGCCAAGAAGCCGGCAGCAGCGAAGAAACCCGCCGCTAAGAAGCCAGCCGCTAAGAAGCCAGTAGCCAAGAAGGCAGTAACACCCAAGAAGGTGAAGAAGCCTGCTACTTCTGCAAAGAAAACCCCCGTGAAGAAGATCGCTAAGAGCCTGAAGAAGAAGGTggcggccaagaaggcagcgacCCCCAAGAAAGCTGTGAAGAAGGCACCAGCCAAGAGAGCAGCGAAGAAGTAA
- the LOC117461953 gene encoding late histone H2A.L3-like, translating to MSGRGKGAGKVRAKAKTRSSRAGLQFPVGRVHRHLRKGNYAHRVGAGAPVYLAAVLEYLTAEILELAGNAARDNKKSRIIPRHLQLAVRNDEELNKLLGGVTIAQGGVLPNIQAVLLPKKTEKAAKK from the coding sequence ATGTCTGGTCGCGGAAAAGGTGCAGGAAAGGTCAGGGCGAAGGCAAAGACTCGCTCATCCCGTGCCGGGCTCCAGTTCCCCGTCGGCCGTGTCCACAGGCATCTGAGGAAGGGTAACTACGCCCATCGTGTCGGTGCCGGAGCCCCGGTGTACCTGGCCGCTGTGCTGGAGTACCTGACCGCTGAGATCCTGGAGCTGGCTGGAAACGCCGCACGGGACAACAAGAAGAGTCGTATCATCCCCCGCCACCTGCAGCTCGCCGTCCGCAACGACGAGGAGCTGAACAAGCTGCTGGGAGGAGTGACCATCGCTCAGGGAGGCGTGCTGCCCAACATCCAGGCTGTGCTGCTGCCCAAGAAGACCGAGAAGGCCGCCAAGAAGTGA